The following proteins are co-located in the Delphinus delphis chromosome 5, mDelDel1.2, whole genome shotgun sequence genome:
- the SMIM43 gene encoding small integral membrane protein 43 produces the protein MEWELNFLLYLALFFFLLFLLFLLLFVVIKQLKNSVASTAGALQPGRLSLHREPWGFSHEQGV, from the coding sequence ATGGAGTGGGAGCTCAACTTTCTGCTGTACCTGgcgctctttttctttctgctcttcttACTTTTCCTCCTGCTCTTCGTAGTCATCAAGCAGCTGAAGAACTCCGTGGCCAGCACTGCCGGGGCGCTGCAGCCCGGGCGCCTCTCGCTGCACCGGGAGCCTTGGGGCTTCTCCCACGAGCAGGGGGTGTGA